One genomic region from Clarias gariepinus isolate MV-2021 ecotype Netherlands chromosome 22, CGAR_prim_01v2, whole genome shotgun sequence encodes:
- the rbm10 gene encoding RNA-binding protein 10 yields the protein MDYGRRSVRCDRTGRAENKDHDYRDVDYRGYPIDGEGLGKDRQHGHGEFDDSRFRGRGNRDGGDGPRRGSGFSNSHAHFEQEERDFRPEDEHDVHTRDYERYRRRTEDWRRDGGQVEEEKYSRNVRSRRGGWRDEDGEMNYRAESGVEDAELRDQDYRAEDQKPSNIIMLRMLPPDATANEIRALLQVQGIQPRDVRLMRNKSSGQSRGFAFVEFNHLQEASRWMETNQRVLTVLGHRVSMHYSDPKPRANEDWLCNKCGVQNFKRREKCFKCGVPKADAEHKLAMPHKDLPPRQLKDSSQGLLPLPSIYQTATPLLNVAASSQTAEAANDTLILRNLGPHTTLEAILSSLAPFATLSSSNVRLIKDKQTQLNRGFAFVQLTTIVEASQLLQILQALQPPLSIDGKNVTVEFAKGSKREASVTDSSRVSAATVASTAIAAAQWAVSQLSAGGDVSLYQQGAATSAFTQQRPEGVTAEAVSYQGAGVVIGAGPVTNSAPGLIGTNEAVGVTPAALVPTVAEGAAISPALTQIHSQVISARPNQVEIVGKPQPATPGTQYERQQYPDPDVSTYQYDESSGYYYDPLTGLYYDPNSQYYYNFHTQQYMYWDGEKHTYISAPNDGTDPDATAASSDLSALTKDKKDKPKTKTAQQIAKDMERWAKSMNRQKESVRSASSALAQARLADERRESASADAGYAILKKKGALLEQLPILAEHIQHLEERESSPLLSSAPVPRGEMDSQDVGGVEREERMTDWAKLACLLCRRQFPSKEALIRHQQLSELHKQNLEQKRARQESTESQMKYRSDTPDAKKRKYSPM from the exons ATGGATTATGGGAGGCG GAGCGTACGCTGCGACCGTACGGGACGTGCGGAAAACAAGGATCACGACTATAGAGACGTGGACTACCGCGGGTACCCGATTGATGGCGAGGGTTTAGGTAAAGACAGGCAGCACGGACACGGAGAGTTTGATGACAGCCGGTTCAGAGGAAGAGGAAACCGAGACGGCGGAGACGGACCGCGGCGAGGGAGCGGCTTCTCGAATTCCCACGCACACTTCGAGCAGGAGGAGAGAGACTTCCGGCCGGAGGATGAGCACGATGTCCACACGCGGGACTACGAGCGCTACAGACGCAGAACAGAAGACTGGAGGAGAGACGGAGGACAAGTGGAGGAGGAGAAATATTCCAGAAATGTCCGATCAAGAAGG GGCGGATGGAGGGACGAGGACGGAGAGATGAATTACAGGGCGGAGTCGGGCGTAGAGGACGCCGAGCTGCGTGATCAGGATTACAGAGCCGAAGACCAGAAACCCAGCAACATCATCATGCTGAGGATGCTCCCACCCGATGCCACCGCCAACGAg atTCGAGCCCTGCTCCAGGTTCAGGGGATTCAGCCACGAGATGTTCGCCTCATGAGGAACAAATCATCAG GTCAGAGCCGAGGATTCGCCTTCGTCGAGTTTAATCACTTGCAGGAGGCCAGCCGCTGGATGGAGACCAACCAG AGAGTGCTCACTGTTCTGGGACACAGGGTGTCTATGCACTATAGTGACCCAAAGCCACGTGCTAACGAGGACTGGCTCTGTAACAAG TGTGGAGTGCAGAACTTCAAGCGAAGGGAGAAATGTTTCAAATGTGGAGTTCCAAAAGCAG acGCCGAGCACAAACTGGCCATGCCACATAAAGATTTACCCCCGAGACAGTTAAAGGACTCGTCCCAGGGTTTACTGCCTCTTCCTAGCATCTATCAGACAGCCACCCCTCTGCTCAACGTCGCCGCCTCATCTCAGACCGCAGAGGCAGCAAACGACA CCCTAATCCTCAGGAATCTTGGTCCTCACACCACGTTGGAAGCCATTCTGTCATCTCTGGCGCCATTCGCCACTCTCTCTTCTTCCAACGTCCGGCTCATTAAAGACAAACAGACGCAGCTGAATCGTGGGTTTGCCTTCGTACAGCTCACCACCATCGTG GAGGCGTCTCAGCTGCTGCAGATCCTTCAGGCTCTTCAGCCTCCGCTGTCCATCGATGGGAAAAATGTGACTGTTGAGTTCGCCAAGGGCTCAAAACG AGAGGCGAGTGTGACTGACAGCAGTCGTGTGAGTGCAGCTACAGTCGCAAGTACAGCCATTGCTGCAGCACAGTGGGCGGTTTCCCag CTTTCTGCAGGAGGAGACGTGAGCTTGTACCAGCAGGGGGCAGCAACATCAGCGTTCACGCAGCAGAGACCCGAAGGAGTTACTGCAGAAGCAGTTAGCTATCAAGGGGCCGGGGTGGTTATAGGGGCAGGCCCTGTGACGAACTCTGCTCCAGGATTAATCGGCACAAACGAAGCGGTGGGCGTGACCCCAG CTGCTTTGGTTCCCACGGTAGCCGAAGGTGCTGCCATCAGTCCCGCACTCACACAGATACACTCGCAAGTTATCAGTGCAAGGCCAAACCAG gttGAGATCGTTGGAAAGCCTCAGCCTGCTACCCCTGGAACGCAGTATGAGCGTCAGCAGTACC CTGATCCTGATGTGTCTACGTATCAGTATGACGAAAGCTCAGGTTATTACTATGATCCTCTGACGGGACTTTACTACGATCCCAACTCACAG TACTACTACAACTTTCACACTCAGCAGTACATGTACTGGGACGGAGAAAAACACACCTACATTTCTGCCCCTAATGACGGCACTGATCCTGATGCCACGGCAGCAAGCTCTGACCTCTCCGCTTTGACAAAGGACAAGAAGGACAAACCCAAAACCAAGACTGCACAGCAG ATCGCCAAGGACATGGAACGCTGGGCTAAAAGCATGAACAGGCAGAAGGAGAGTGTTCGCTCGGCATCCTCCGCTCTCGCCCAGGCTCGACTCGCAGATGAGCGCCGAGAATCAGCCAGCGCCGACGCCGGATACGCCATTCTGAAGAAGAAG GGCGCTCTGTTGGAGCAGCTGCCGATTCTGGCGGAGCACATACAGCATCTTGAAGAAAGAGAG AGCTCTCCTCTTCTCAGTTCAGCACCAGTGCCCAGAGGAGAGATGGATTCACAGGATGTGGGAGGAgtagagagagaggagaggatgaCGGACTGGGCGAAACTGGCATGTTTACTCTGCAGGAGACAGTTTCCCAGTAAAGAGGCTTTAATCCGACACCAGCAGCTCTCAGAGCTCCACAAG CAAAACCTTGAGCAGAAACGAGCTCGACAGGAGAGTACGGAGAGCCAG ATGAAATACAGGAGCGACACACCGGATGCCAAGAAGAGGAAATACAGCCCCATGTGA